One genomic region from Blastopirellula marina encodes:
- the ndk gene encoding nucleoside-diphosphate kinase, translating into MQRTLVLLKPDCVERRLIGRILTRFEDKGLNIIAMKLIQITPDLAKQHYAEHVSKPFYPGLESFITAAPVVAMVLEGLEAIQVVRDMLGATSGLKANPGTIRGDFSSSRQMNLVHASDGEEASKREIDLYFDAAEIVSHTPVLTPWMRADDE; encoded by the coding sequence ATGCAACGTACGCTCGTTCTTTTGAAGCCTGACTGTGTCGAACGCCGCCTGATTGGCCGCATCCTTACCCGATTCGAAGACAAAGGGCTGAACATCATTGCGATGAAGCTGATCCAGATCACCCCTGATCTGGCCAAGCAGCACTACGCCGAGCACGTCAGCAAGCCGTTCTACCCCGGCCTGGAATCGTTCATCACCGCCGCTCCCGTCGTGGCCATGGTTCTGGAAGGCCTGGAAGCTATTCAAGTCGTTCGCGACATGTTGGGTGCCACCAGCGGTCTGAAGGCCAACCCCGGCACCATTCGTGGCGACTTCAGCAGCAGTCGCCAGATGAACCTGGTGCACGCCTCGGATGGCGAAGAAGCCTCGAAGCGCGAAATCGATCTCTACTTCGACGCCGCAGAGATCGTCAGCCACACCCCAGTCCTCACGCCATGGATGCGTGCCGACGACGAGTAA
- a CDS encoding glycosyltransferase family 2 protein: MPSEATSSPHIWIVVPAYNEAARIGRTIQGLVHHFRNVVVVDDGSKDATFDALKGQPVWALRHPINLGQGAALQTGIDFAVAHGAEVVVTFDADGQHDVHDIQRLVEPVVSKRAEVALGSRFLGTQAINMPTSRWLILKMGVLFTRICSRINVTDTHNGLRALSRAAATKLRIRQNRMAHASEILDQIQYLGLKFEEVPVTVHYSDAVLEKGQQNSAAVKVAAQFLLGRMVR; the protein is encoded by the coding sequence ATGCCGTCAGAGGCAACCTCAAGCCCTCACATTTGGATTGTCGTGCCTGCCTACAACGAGGCTGCACGTATCGGGCGTACGATCCAAGGCTTAGTCCATCATTTCCGCAACGTGGTCGTCGTTGACGATGGCTCGAAAGATGCTACGTTCGACGCGCTGAAAGGCCAACCTGTATGGGCGCTGCGACATCCAATCAATCTGGGGCAGGGGGCAGCGCTGCAAACGGGGATCGACTTTGCCGTGGCCCATGGTGCTGAAGTCGTCGTCACCTTCGATGCTGACGGTCAGCATGATGTGCATGATATTCAGCGTCTGGTCGAACCGGTGGTGTCGAAGCGCGCCGAAGTTGCACTCGGTTCGCGATTTCTGGGTACGCAGGCCATTAACATGCCAACCAGCCGCTGGTTGATCCTCAAGATGGGCGTGCTGTTTACCCGCATTTGTTCGCGTATCAACGTTACCGATACCCACAACGGGCTGCGAGCCTTGTCGCGGGCGGCGGCTACCAAGCTGCGAATTCGCCAGAACCGGATGGCCCATGCATCCGAGATCCTCGATCAGATTCAGTATCTGGGCCTGAAGTTTGAAGAAGTGCCGGTCACCGTCCATTACAGCGACGCGGTCTTGGAAAAAGGCCAGCAGAACTCGGCAGCCGTGAAGGTGGCCGCGCAATTCCTGCTGGGAAGGATGGTGCGATGA
- a CDS encoding DUF1501 domain-containing protein produces the protein MITRRQVLQTSAWGFGGLALSQMMASQSAASDGVLTQLHHTPKAKRVIFLFQAGGPSQLDLFDHKPLLVEKHGEQLPASVRGEQRLTGMSGNQSSIPLVGSPFKFQQYGQSGTWMSELLPHTAKMADEISVIRSAHTEAINHGPGVTYFQTGSQIPGRPCIGSWMSYGLGSENENLPGFVVLVTKEKGGQPLAARLWGNGFLPSHHQGVQFRSGGDPVLYLNSPEGIDRTSRENALASLDQLHRMQSSDALIDTRIRQYELAFRMQASIPVVTNIASEPDHVLDMYGPDARNPGTFAANCLLARRLAEQNVRFIQLYHQGWDHHGGLPGGIKKQCQETDQPTAALLQDLKQRGMLEDTLVIWGGEFGRTNYCQGKLGPGNFGRDHHGRCFTVWMAGGGIKGGVTVGTTDEYGFNIVDQPVHIHDLQATILHVMGIDHERLTFRHQGRAFRLTDVHGHVVQPILA, from the coding sequence ATGATTACACGACGACAAGTCCTGCAAACTTCTGCCTGGGGTTTTGGTGGATTGGCACTGAGCCAAATGATGGCGTCGCAGTCGGCTGCCTCAGATGGGGTGTTGACCCAGCTGCATCACACACCCAAAGCAAAGCGGGTCATCTTTCTGTTTCAAGCCGGTGGTCCGTCGCAGCTCGATTTGTTCGATCACAAGCCGCTACTAGTCGAGAAGCACGGCGAACAGTTGCCGGCTTCCGTGCGAGGCGAGCAGCGATTGACTGGCATGAGTGGCAACCAGTCGAGCATTCCGCTGGTAGGATCGCCGTTCAAGTTTCAGCAGTACGGCCAAAGCGGCACATGGATGAGCGAACTGCTACCGCACACCGCGAAGATGGCCGACGAGATCAGTGTCATTCGTTCGGCCCATACCGAAGCGATCAATCATGGGCCGGGGGTAACCTACTTTCAAACAGGCTCGCAGATCCCGGGGCGTCCGTGCATTGGTTCGTGGATGAGCTACGGTCTGGGAAGCGAGAACGAGAACCTGCCTGGCTTCGTCGTGTTGGTGACGAAAGAGAAGGGGGGCCAGCCGCTGGCTGCCCGGCTGTGGGGAAATGGTTTCCTGCCGTCGCATCATCAAGGGGTACAGTTCCGCAGTGGGGGCGATCCGGTTTTATACTTAAACAGCCCTGAGGGGATCGATCGTACGAGCCGCGAGAACGCGCTGGCCAGTCTCGACCAGCTACACCGAATGCAGTCTTCCGACGCGTTGATCGATACGCGGATACGACAGTATGAGCTGGCGTTTCGCATGCAGGCCTCGATCCCTGTGGTAACCAACATTGCCTCGGAGCCAGACCATGTTCTGGATATGTACGGGCCGGATGCTCGCAACCCAGGGACCTTCGCCGCAAACTGCCTCCTGGCTCGGCGACTGGCCGAGCAGAACGTACGCTTCATTCAGCTGTATCACCAAGGGTGGGACCACCATGGCGGCTTGCCTGGGGGCATCAAGAAGCAGTGCCAGGAAACGGATCAACCGACGGCGGCCCTGCTGCAAGATTTGAAGCAGCGCGGGATGCTCGAGGATACGCTGGTGATTTGGGGTGGCGAGTTCGGCCGCACGAATTACTGCCAGGGGAAGCTCGGCCCTGGCAATTTCGGCCGCGACCACCACGGCCGCTGCTTCACCGTGTGGATGGCTGGGGGTGGAATCAAAGGTGGCGTTACCGTGGGGACGACCGACGAATATGGTTTCAACATCGTCGACCAACCGGTCCACATTCACGACCTGCAAGCGACCATCCTGCACGTGATGGGGATCGATCACGAGCGGCTCACGTTCCGCCACCAAGGCCGGGCGTTTCGCTTGACCGATGTGCATGGGCACGTGGTGCAGCCGATCTTGGCTTAA
- a CDS encoding tetratricopeptide repeat protein, with translation MSQRSNAIPKQVAASTQRESWATQLVQHTLSMRVILVVAVVAAYLTSLGGSFVFDDIPGIVDQEHLDDVGGALSGMLRMHSRTTTRLSFALNTALFGKSAFYFHIVNLLIHVVSVLTLFELVRGSIEWWNQQHTPFLNASLTGFLAALFWGLHPLGTMAVTYIVQRHESLMAMFYLLTLYCLLRGQRATVAWPWYVGSILCCWLGMGAKEVMVTAPLVALLYDRCILSSTWRELVIKRGWVFALFLMPASILVVRNLAIFQTGTKVHGFVLGEHETASSWLYLWTQAGVIVHYLRLSIWPDYLTFDYDWPVANREVEYLLPALFIVGLLAVSFWLVIKRPAIGFVMLAFFFILAPTSSIVPIVDVAFEHRMYLPLACVCVLAAIGLSTAVQTWRASQPDESKYQMVLLIGLTLAMLLGIRTAYRNLDYHSQIALWSTTVESRPMNLRANHNLAQRLRHANRLPEAEQMLLRSIAYCEQHGYESFPLHGDLAEIYVYTGQFDQAYQRFQVALDAARAPQEEISAYHQLLRNRKLAEMRTSYGALLDLMQQPGEAAKQFDLAIELRPDVAQWYVMAGHVYRKAGNVDMALARWKRALELAPDRVDVARDYSVLLVEAGDYSEADKRLRQNLKQHPEDLAMQFQLARLEAAAPVAEVRQPEAALARCEQLLKTYPQHAFEIQNVQAMALGNAGRTDQAIALLKSLRKQTSASDAEVRNDLDMMLARFGQSQQVLLAEKETPR, from the coding sequence GTGTCGCAACGGTCAAACGCAATTCCAAAGCAGGTCGCAGCTTCGACGCAGCGCGAAAGCTGGGCAACTCAACTGGTGCAGCATACGCTGTCGATGCGCGTCATTCTGGTAGTGGCCGTGGTCGCTGCTTATCTAACGTCGCTGGGCGGATCGTTCGTCTTTGATGACATTCCGGGAATTGTCGACCAGGAACACCTCGATGACGTAGGGGGTGCCCTGAGTGGGATGCTGCGGATGCATTCACGGACAACGACGCGGCTGTCGTTTGCATTAAATACCGCACTGTTCGGCAAGTCGGCGTTCTACTTTCACATAGTGAACCTGCTGATCCATGTCGTCAGTGTGTTGACGCTGTTCGAGTTGGTCCGTGGTTCGATCGAGTGGTGGAACCAACAGCACACTCCGTTTTTGAACGCGAGCCTGACCGGTTTTTTGGCGGCGCTATTCTGGGGCTTACATCCCCTGGGGACCATGGCCGTTACCTATATCGTGCAGCGTCACGAGTCGTTGATGGCGATGTTCTATTTGCTCACCCTCTACTGTCTACTGCGCGGCCAACGCGCGACCGTGGCCTGGCCGTGGTACGTTGGCAGTATCCTCTGCTGCTGGCTGGGGATGGGGGCGAAGGAGGTCATGGTGACCGCCCCGCTAGTAGCGCTGCTGTACGATCGCTGCATTTTGTCGAGCACATGGCGCGAACTGGTAATCAAACGCGGATGGGTTTTCGCCCTGTTTCTGATGCCAGCGTCAATCCTAGTTGTGCGGAATCTGGCGATCTTTCAGACTGGTACCAAAGTCCACGGTTTCGTCCTGGGAGAGCACGAAACGGCCTCATCGTGGTTGTATCTGTGGACCCAGGCAGGCGTTATCGTTCATTACCTGCGGCTGTCGATCTGGCCCGATTACCTCACGTTCGACTACGACTGGCCGGTCGCAAATCGTGAAGTGGAGTACCTGCTGCCAGCTCTCTTTATCGTGGGGCTGCTTGCTGTTTCGTTCTGGCTCGTGATCAAGCGACCGGCGATTGGCTTCGTGATGCTCGCGTTCTTCTTCATTCTAGCCCCGACGTCCAGTATCGTACCGATTGTCGACGTCGCGTTCGAGCATCGCATGTATTTGCCGCTGGCTTGCGTGTGCGTGCTGGCCGCGATCGGGCTGAGCACGGCGGTTCAAACGTGGCGGGCGAGTCAGCCAGACGAATCGAAATACCAAATGGTGCTGCTGATCGGATTGACGCTGGCCATGCTGCTGGGGATTCGCACCGCGTACCGCAACCTCGACTATCATTCACAGATCGCGCTGTGGAGCACGACCGTCGAGTCCCGTCCGATGAATTTGCGAGCCAATCATAATCTGGCCCAGAGACTTCGCCACGCAAACCGCCTGCCAGAGGCCGAGCAGATGCTGCTACGATCGATCGCCTACTGCGAACAGCATGGCTACGAATCCTTTCCGCTGCATGGCGACCTGGCCGAAATTTACGTTTATACGGGGCAATTTGATCAAGCCTATCAGCGCTTTCAAGTCGCGCTCGATGCCGCTAGGGCACCACAGGAAGAAATCAGCGCGTATCACCAACTACTGCGTAACCGCAAGCTGGCGGAAATGCGGACCAGCTACGGGGCGCTGTTAGATCTGATGCAACAGCCTGGCGAAGCGGCGAAGCAGTTCGATCTGGCGATTGAACTTCGCCCTGATGTGGCCCAGTGGTATGTCATGGCAGGGCACGTATACCGCAAGGCAGGCAACGTGGATATGGCCCTGGCTAGGTGGAAACGAGCCCTCGAACTGGCTCCGGATCGAGTCGACGTGGCTCGCGATTACAGTGTCCTGCTGGTCGAAGCAGGAGATTACAGCGAGGCGGACAAACGCCTGCGACAAAACCTGAAGCAGCACCCCGAAGACCTGGCCATGCAGTTTCAACTAGCGCGACTTGAGGCCGCCGCTCCGGTAGCGGAAGTTCGCCAGCCCGAGGCCGCGCTGGCTCGCTGCGAGCAGCTATTAAAAACTTACCCACAGCACGCGTTCGAAATTCAAAATGTTCAGGCAATGGCCCTGGGCAATGCAGGACGTACCGACCAGGCAATTGCCCTGTTGAAATCGCTACGCAAGCAAACTTCCGCCTCCGATGCCGAGGTCCGTAACGACCTCGACATGATGTTGGCACGCTTTGGGCAAAGCCAGCAGGTGCTGCTCGCGGAGAAGGAGACGCCGCGCTAG
- a CDS encoding metal ABC transporter solute-binding protein, Zn/Mn family, with the protein MFTRRYAISLFLAILLPTTLFAQEKRQVIVCSTTQVADFARQVVGDRMEVKCILAAGQDPHLYEKKPGDAQLVSTADLCLENGWHLEGNDWMNKLATQTGRPIVTCVEGCQPLQVPGIEQAMHDPHVWFSCTNAAIYVRNIRDAVIKLDPEHADEYRSRAGLYLDQLRTLHSWIVREINNIPVEQRVLVTSHDAFNYFCHAYGMQSATPVGWSTGDEVGAGITPQRRQETIDSIRDHKVKAIFVETSVNPTMVREIAREAGVKIGGELYSDSMGGPDTAGETYIGMMRENVITIVQALK; encoded by the coding sequence ATGTTCACGCGCCGATATGCCATCAGCTTGTTTCTAGCAATCCTGCTTCCCACGACCCTGTTTGCCCAGGAAAAGCGGCAGGTGATTGTGTGCTCTACAACCCAGGTCGCCGACTTCGCGCGACAGGTAGTTGGCGACCGGATGGAGGTCAAATGCATCCTTGCCGCTGGCCAGGACCCACACCTCTACGAGAAGAAGCCTGGCGATGCCCAATTGGTCTCAACCGCTGATTTGTGTCTGGAAAACGGCTGGCATCTGGAAGGGAACGACTGGATGAACAAACTGGCCACCCAGACTGGCCGCCCGATAGTGACCTGTGTCGAAGGTTGCCAGCCGCTGCAGGTCCCCGGTATCGAGCAGGCCATGCACGATCCGCACGTGTGGTTCTCGTGCACCAACGCGGCGATCTACGTTCGCAACATTCGCGATGCCGTCATCAAACTCGATCCCGAACATGCCGACGAGTACCGCAGCCGCGCGGGGCTGTACCTCGATCAACTCCGCACGCTTCACAGTTGGATTGTCCGCGAAATCAACAATATTCCGGTCGAGCAGCGCGTGCTGGTTACCAGTCACGATGCGTTCAACTACTTTTGCCATGCCTACGGAATGCAATCGGCAACACCAGTCGGCTGGTCGACGGGAGATGAAGTGGGTGCAGGCATCACACCGCAGCGGCGTCAGGAAACAATTGACTCCATCCGCGATCACAAGGTCAAAGCCATCTTCGTCGAGACCTCCGTCAATCCGACGATGGTTCGCGAGATTGCCCGCGAGGCTGGCGTGAAGATCGGTGGCGAACTCTATTCCGACTCGATGGGCGGCCCCGACACTGCCGGAGAAACCTACATCGGAATGATGCGTGAGAATGTCATCACCATCGTTCAGGCATTGAAATAG
- a CDS encoding DUF2304 domain-containing protein: MNLFQWAALTFIGCSLLVEVVRAISSRRLSWTKSFRITIWLGAAICVVTPGIVTRVAQTIGIGRGADVLIYVVTLIFIATTFYFYSRYTRLQRQITDLTRYLAIHEAKHPETSPADCDH, translated from the coding sequence ATGAACCTATTTCAATGGGCCGCTTTGACGTTTATTGGCTGCTCGCTGCTGGTCGAAGTCGTTCGCGCGATAAGCAGCAGGCGTTTGAGCTGGACGAAGTCGTTTCGCATTACCATCTGGCTGGGCGCGGCGATCTGCGTCGTGACCCCAGGCATCGTCACGCGGGTAGCGCAAACAATTGGCATCGGTCGCGGTGCGGATGTTTTGATTTACGTTGTGACGTTGATCTTTATTGCCACAACGTTTTACTTCTATTCGCGGTATACGCGGCTGCAGCGGCAAATCACCGACCTGACACGGTATCTGGCGATTCACGAAGCGAAGCATCCCGAAACGTCGCCTGCCGATTGTGATCACTGA
- a CDS encoding DUF1553 domain-containing protein: MSCVNSKTRLLFSLCIICLSVSVARAADEKIDFATQIRPILSDRCFHCHGPDAQSRAADLRLDEQDAAHDYAIVPGDPESSEVFLRLTDHDPEVRMPPPESNRTVSQEEIELIRRWIKQGAEYQQHWAFQRIEKPSVPEIANDDWSRNEIDKFILAKLRTENVKPNPEAETWRLLRRVSFDLNGLPPTLEQLDAFQADPSEANYLKHVEELLASHHYGERLAAEWLDAARYSDTYGYQVDRDRYVWPWRDWVIRSLNANMPYDEFVTQQIAGDLLPDATKDTILATTFCRLHPQKVEGGSIPEEFRVEYVADRSQTVATAFLGLTMECCRCHDHKYDPLSQREYYQMFAFFNSIDEAGLYSFFTPSVPTPTLLLTDDKQAATLKTHDQQVSDLETALAIVVPPMVADQETSVTLSEPIESVDFEDAKVGGNKSVEGPKGKAVQLTGDDAINLKQGNFQRHQSFSVSLWMNTPDVKERAVIFHRSRAWTDAASRGYELLLEDGKLKWSLIHFWPGNAISIKAKETLPVGEWKQVVVTYDGSSRANGLKIYVDGKPIETEVIRDKLTKQITGGGNDHITIGERFRDRGFTDGLVDQFAVYDYPLTPAEVAVQSGVIPTPEQVAKYQLERRHDTWKEAYAKLSEARKGRNDAYDRTSEIMVMRELESPRPTFLLARGNYDAPTDLVEPKTPEVLPPFEEDWSHNRLGLAKWIVDRDNPLTARVAVNRYWQLLMGEGLVRTPEDFGNQASPPTHPQLLDWLAADFIEHGWDVKRLLRQIVTSSTYRQSSEASQEMIQRDPENKLLARSGKFRLSAEMVRDNALMTSGLLVDEVGGPPAKPYEVSSSFKPVKHDSGKGLYRRSLYTFWQRTSPAPAMMTFDASKRDVCQLKRERTSSPLQALVLLNGPQYVEAAKMLAVRVLKDEKPTTDEDQVQTVFRLLTSRAANPQELELLVKLYAQQKNHFREQPEAAKKLLAAGEAKVPDQLDSADVAALTVVANTVMNFDGSVTRR, from the coding sequence ATGTCCTGCGTAAACTCGAAAACGCGGTTGCTCTTCTCCCTGTGTATCATCTGCCTGAGCGTATCGGTCGCTCGCGCGGCGGACGAGAAGATCGACTTCGCTACCCAGATTCGCCCGATTCTCTCGGACCGGTGTTTCCACTGCCATGGTCCCGACGCCCAAAGCCGAGCGGCCGATTTAAGGCTCGATGAACAGGATGCGGCCCATGACTATGCCATCGTTCCCGGAGACCCGGAAAGCAGCGAGGTCTTCCTGCGGCTGACCGATCACGACCCGGAAGTACGCATGCCGCCGCCGGAATCGAATCGCACGGTCTCCCAGGAAGAGATCGAACTAATTCGCCGCTGGATCAAGCAAGGTGCCGAATACCAACAACATTGGGCTTTTCAGCGAATTGAAAAGCCGAGTGTGCCTGAGATCGCCAACGATGACTGGTCGCGTAATGAAATCGACAAGTTTATCCTGGCGAAACTGCGAACTGAGAACGTAAAACCCAATCCGGAGGCCGAGACTTGGCGGCTGCTGCGTCGGGTATCGTTCGACTTGAATGGCTTGCCGCCAACGCTTGAGCAGTTGGATGCCTTTCAGGCCGATCCCAGCGAAGCCAACTACCTAAAGCATGTCGAAGAGCTGCTCGCTTCGCACCACTATGGCGAACGCCTGGCGGCCGAGTGGCTCGACGCAGCGCGGTACAGCGACACGTATGGCTACCAGGTCGATCGTGACCGCTACGTTTGGCCGTGGCGAGATTGGGTCATTCGTTCTTTGAACGCCAACATGCCGTACGACGAGTTTGTCACGCAGCAAATCGCTGGCGACCTGCTGCCGGATGCCACGAAAGATACGATTCTAGCGACCACCTTCTGTCGGCTTCATCCGCAAAAGGTAGAAGGGGGAAGCATCCCCGAAGAGTTCCGTGTGGAGTACGTCGCCGACCGCTCACAGACCGTCGCGACGGCCTTCCTAGGGCTGACGATGGAGTGCTGCCGTTGTCACGACCACAAGTACGACCCACTCAGCCAGCGCGAGTATTACCAGATGTTCGCGTTCTTCAATAGCATCGACGAAGCGGGGCTGTACTCGTTCTTCACGCCATCGGTTCCCACGCCGACACTGCTGCTGACCGACGACAAACAGGCCGCCACTTTGAAGACACATGATCAGCAGGTAAGCGACCTGGAAACAGCGCTGGCGATAGTCGTCCCGCCAATGGTCGCCGACCAAGAGACGAGCGTGACGTTGAGCGAACCGATCGAGAGCGTCGATTTCGAGGACGCCAAGGTCGGTGGCAACAAGTCGGTCGAAGGGCCCAAGGGAAAAGCGGTTCAGTTAACTGGTGACGATGCGATCAACCTGAAGCAGGGGAACTTCCAGCGGCATCAGTCCTTCTCGGTTTCGCTGTGGATGAACACACCCGACGTGAAAGAGCGGGCCGTGATCTTCCACCGCTCAAGGGCCTGGACCGATGCGGCCAGTCGCGGGTACGAGCTTCTACTGGAAGATGGCAAGTTGAAATGGTCACTCATCCACTTCTGGCCTGGCAACGCGATCAGTATCAAAGCGAAAGAAACGCTGCCCGTGGGTGAATGGAAGCAAGTCGTCGTGACGTACGATGGCTCGAGCCGGGCCAACGGCTTGAAGATCTACGTCGACGGTAAGCCGATCGAAACGGAGGTCATCCGCGACAAGCTTACCAAGCAGATCACCGGTGGCGGGAACGATCATATCACCATCGGCGAACGGTTCCGTGATCGCGGCTTCACCGATGGGCTAGTCGATCAGTTTGCCGTTTACGACTACCCCCTGACTCCTGCCGAGGTGGCCGTTCAAAGTGGTGTGATCCCAACGCCCGAGCAAGTGGCCAAGTACCAATTAGAGCGTCGACATGATACGTGGAAGGAAGCCTACGCAAAGCTTTCCGAGGCCCGTAAGGGGCGTAACGATGCGTACGACAGAACCAGTGAAATCATGGTGATGCGTGAGCTAGAGTCGCCTCGTCCCACCTTTCTTCTGGCACGTGGAAACTACGATGCCCCGACCGACCTGGTCGAGCCGAAGACGCCGGAAGTACTGCCGCCGTTCGAGGAAGACTGGTCACACAACCGGCTAGGTCTGGCCAAATGGATCGTCGATCGCGATAACCCTTTGACCGCCCGCGTGGCCGTGAATCGCTATTGGCAGTTGCTGATGGGGGAAGGACTGGTTCGTACGCCGGAAGACTTCGGCAACCAGGCCAGTCCGCCGACGCATCCTCAGCTGTTAGACTGGCTGGCAGCTGATTTCATCGAGCATGGCTGGGACGTCAAGCGTCTCTTGCGGCAGATTGTGACCTCGTCGACTTACCGTCAATCGTCGGAGGCTTCCCAGGAGATGATTCAGCGCGATCCAGAGAACAAACTATTGGCCCGCAGCGGGAAGTTCCGCCTATCGGCCGAGATGGTGCGCGACAACGCTTTGATGACCAGCGGGCTGCTGGTCGATGAAGTGGGTGGACCGCCCGCCAAGCCGTACGAAGTCTCCAGTTCCTTCAAGCCCGTGAAGCACGATAGCGGCAAGGGGCTTTATCGCCGTTCGCTCTATACGTTCTGGCAGCGAACGAGCCCCGCGCCAGCGATGATGACCTTCGACGCTTCTAAGCGAGACGTCTGCCAACTGAAGCGTGAGCGAACGTCGTCGCCGCTGCAAGCATTAGTGCTGCTAAACGGTCCGCAGTATGTCGAAGCGGCCAAGATGCTGGCCGTGCGGGTACTGAAGGATGAGAAGCCCACGACCGATGAGGACCAGGTTCAAACGGTCTTCCGGTTGCTGACCAGCCGAGCGGCGAATCCTCAGGAACTGGAACTGCTGGTGAAGCTGTACGCTCAACAGAAGAATCATTTCCGGGAACAACCTGAGGCCGCCAAGAAGCTTTTGGCCGCCGGTGAGGCGAAGGTCCCTGATCAACTTGATTCTGCGGATGTAGCGGCCCTGACCGTCGTGGCCAATACGGTAATGAACTTCGACGGCAGCGTTACGCGTCGCTAA
- a CDS encoding PQQ-binding-like beta-propeller repeat protein, producing the protein MKSSSAAIFLLAFVLYGVAIAEVTAAENSSGDWANWRGPSFNGSSPSAKPPEKWSEEENVRWKVAIDGKGSSSPIIWGDKLFLLTAVPVETEKPAEVAKEPEAAQPEAPQPREESAAPPRRGPRGRGGFGGGAAPTTPMDFTVVCLDKSTGEKIWSTVAVQATPHESGHNTNTFASSSAVTNGEILVAFFGSRGIFCYDMNGKLIWKRDLGKQQTRNAFGEGSTPALYKNTVIIPWDHEGDSFVVALDATTGEDLWKVDRDEATSWATPIVAEHNGTAQVILNGTTRVRSYDVATGKLIWECGGQATNPIATPIIYDGKAICMTGYRGYAVYAISLDAKGDVTDNDDFIAWSRSDVGPYIASATLMNDRLYVTKSRDGVLYCLDAKNGETLFGPERLPEASTLYSSLVGADGKVYVSDRDGTTVVLEDGPEFKVLAVNQLAEGIDASIALSGNQLFLRTDGHLYCIQQADSK; encoded by the coding sequence ATGAAATCTTCGTCTGCTGCGATTTTCTTGCTCGCATTTGTTCTCTATGGTGTTGCTATTGCGGAAGTTACGGCCGCCGAAAACTCTAGCGGGGATTGGGCCAATTGGCGCGGTCCGTCGTTCAATGGCAGTTCTCCCAGCGCTAAGCCTCCTGAGAAATGGAGTGAGGAAGAGAACGTTCGCTGGAAAGTTGCCATCGACGGGAAGGGGAGTTCCTCGCCGATTATCTGGGGAGACAAGCTGTTCCTTTTGACAGCGGTCCCCGTCGAGACCGAGAAACCCGCGGAAGTAGCGAAGGAACCAGAGGCCGCGCAGCCAGAAGCCCCGCAGCCGCGCGAAGAGTCGGCCGCCCCTCCTCGCCGTGGTCCTCGTGGTCGAGGTGGCTTCGGCGGTGGTGCGGCCCCAACCACGCCGATGGATTTCACGGTCGTTTGTTTAGATAAGTCGACCGGCGAAAAGATCTGGTCGACCGTTGCCGTTCAAGCGACTCCGCACGAATCAGGTCACAACACCAACACGTTCGCTTCCTCATCCGCCGTCACCAACGGAGAGATCCTGGTGGCATTCTTCGGTTCGCGTGGCATTTTCTGCTACGACATGAACGGAAAGCTGATCTGGAAACGCGACCTGGGAAAACAACAGACGCGCAACGCGTTCGGCGAGGGGAGCACGCCAGCACTTTACAAGAACACGGTGATCATTCCGTGGGACCACGAAGGGGACTCGTTTGTCGTGGCCCTTGATGCAACCACTGGCGAAGACTTATGGAAAGTCGACCGGGACGAAGCAACTAGCTGGGCGACGCCTATCGTGGCCGAGCACAACGGTACGGCTCAGGTGATTCTCAACGGAACAACCCGCGTTCGCAGCTACGATGTGGCCACCGGCAAGCTGATCTGGGAATGTGGCGGCCAGGCCACTAATCCGATCGCGACGCCCATCATCTACGACGGCAAAGCGATCTGCATGACAGGCTACCGTGGGTACGCCGTCTACGCGATCAGCCTTGACGCGAAAGGGGACGTGACCGACAACGACGACTTCATTGCCTGGAGCCGCTCGGACGTGGGGCCTTATATCGCTTCGGCCACGCTGATGAATGACCGGCTGTACGTCACTAAATCGCGCGATGGGGTGCTGTATTGTCTCGATGCCAAGAACGGCGAGACCTTGTTCGGACCGGAACGCTTGCCAGAAGCTTCGACGCTGTATTCGTCGCTGGTCGGGGCCGATGGGAAGGTTTACGTGTCTGACCGCGACGGCACGACGGTCGTTTTGGAAGATGGTCCAGAGTTTAAAGTCTTGGCCGTCAATCAGTTAGCAGAAGGAATCGATGCCTCGATCGCTTTGAGCGGCAATCAATTGTTCCTGCGTACCGACGGGCATTTGTACTGTATCCAGCAGGCCGATTCTAAGTAA